TAATACTGAAGTAGCACGAAAAGATCAATGTCGCTGATAATTAAGAAACAGAACAAATCCATaagcaagaaaattaaataGCAAGATTGAGAAATGGTCTAGGTCTTAGAGTTcagcaaatatatataataaaaaaaagagcaaAGATCCGGCGATCAGCCACGGATTTATTGCCGAAACATCAAATTCTCAACATGGTTTGGGAAGGTGAAGACTTCAGCAGGGCGTTCAGCTGGATGCATAAAGACATTTTCTTCAATTCCTTGGATCTCAACTCTTCTAACACTCTTTCTCTCCACATTGTAGTAGAAAACATAGAATGGTTGTTTCCAAGGCCATTGAGCCCAAACTATTTCGCCCGTATCAGTTCCCCAGACTGATTTTAAATTCCAGAAAATCCTATCTGGGAAAAAAAGGCTATGCTTTGACCATTTTCCTTTCTCGGTATCATCTAGAACCCATAACAGATTACCGTTCACAGAATCAAAGATTAAGACACCTAATTTTCCCTTGTATTTTATTATCGATAAAAAGTTATAATCTATTTGTATAAACCTAAACTTTTCAGACTTAACATCAAAGCATGCTATCACATTAGTAGTGTTCTTCTGAGCTGCGAAATACAGTATTCCATTGATGCATATACCCTTTTTGTGCTTCTGATGAACATATGGAAACTCACATTCTATCTTTCTCCACGTTAGGTTTCCTTTCCCTAATGTCAGGACATGAAGCTCTCTTGAGTTAAATTGATTTCCATACCTTGTTACAGTCATGCACAAAACCTTGAATTGCTTCTCGATAGGATCATACCCGAGAAAGCTTCTTAAATCGTTATTCTTCGCTCTCACTTTAGGTAGATGTGTTTTCTGACCTGTGCTAGGGTTACACAGCACAGGAACCCTTTCCATCTTTCCCTTTAGGATCTGCTTTTCGTAAAGGTAGATAAAACCGTTGGCGGATAGACAAACTTCCTTGTACCAATCTCCAGAGATATTCATATGATTATCCGGTGCTACAACACTTGCTGCCTCATCAAAAAGATTCTGAGGGGATGAGAAGAAGTGCCACTTGCCTTTGAATTCAAACGTGAACAAAAGTTGTGGCCGACTGGATGACCTCGCCAGGAACGATTTGTTGAAATGTGGACTGCTAAGTAATGAATCCCATTTCTTTGAGACACAACGACATAGTGAAATTGTTTTTACTGGTAATCTCTTGAGGATCTCGATGATGAGATCGATGGGAAGCGTCTCCGAGTTTTCCCCTACATACGTTGAAAACTTTTTGGATGATCGTGTTTGGCGTTTGACGATTTTAAGGTGTTTCGCTGGATTGTTGCTTATATCTATGTTCATGGCGATTTTTGCTGTGGTGAGATTGCATCTAGGACAATTGAAGGTAATATACTATAGGCTTATCGAAAAACATATCCTGATATTTtacattatctttttaaaatctttagtttccttttctttttaatatggAATTGTAAATCTCCTATtgtgtcttttatttttcaCCCATTCATGAACCAAAATTTGAGTTCATATGGTAacaaatattctttttagaaCTATAATCCCAATATATAAAACCACCCATTAATGGGGTGTTGAactcacttttgcaataagggTGTTGTAAAAATGTGTGTTTACGTGGTATCAACAAGTGTTCTAAGTTTCaacagttgaaaaaaaaatttgtggtCCGCACTGCCTCATGTCGCTCTGTGTCTAGACATAAACATTGCACACACGTGGTTTAACCTGTTTTTTAatctagataaaatttaaatactttgTTCTCATTGGCTGCACagatttcttttgatttttatacTCACCCAATAATTTGAACACATTTATTAtagtaaaatttgtttttaaattatcaaaattatattaaatttcaagAATTTtgttatctataaataaaaactactcTCATTTCATTTGGATACATAAAAATTGTCATTTTCCAttataatcaattattttagtgttttaaacttgttttggttaaaaagatcctaataatattcatttttcattacaaatttgttttattttgtgtgCTTTGTATCAcatgtatttaaaatttcttaatatatttgtGTTGTGTGTATTTAAAGTTtcttaattttagttgttttaataatgttaagttttgtatttttgaaaaaaaaattaggtagATATCTgacttaataatatttaatgttattcttttaataatattgattttagtattatttttaaaaagtaagtTTAAGTAtaataattagaaataaaattattaaaaattatgttattttagttattaagttgttgtaaaaaaaaagaattaaaagtATTAGGATATGGGGTTgaatttttttgaacaaactATTATAGAGATTTAAAATGAAGTGGGTGTTGAATAAATTAGGTAGGAGATAAAGAAAATGATGTGGAATgttagaaaggaaaaaaaaatagggtGATGAAAATGGAGAGGGTGTTGAAACCATTGTACATGGTCTAAAACTGATTCAACTAGCACTCTCAGCCTTTCCACCACAGCATAGAAAAtcaaccaattagaaaacagtTTGACCACATCATTTGAAACATTCTTGACTACTATACGCCGCTTCGCTTTCGTAGAAAAAGAACTTTTCACGATTCACCTTCTCTGAAGATAAATGCCAGACAAAT
The Raphanus sativus cultivar WK10039 chromosome 1, ASM80110v3, whole genome shotgun sequence DNA segment above includes these coding regions:
- the LOC108846293 gene encoding putative F-box protein At1g46984 translates to MNIDISNNPAKHLKIVKRQTRSSKKFSTYVGENSETLPIDLIIEILKRLPVKTISLCRCVSKKWDSLLSSPHFNKSFLARSSSRPQLLFTFEFKGKWHFFSSPQNLFDEAASVVAPDNHMNISGDWYKEVCLSANGFIYLYEKQILKGKMERVPVLCNPSTGQKTHLPKVRAKNNDLRSFLGYDPIEKQFKVLCMTVTRYGNQFNSRELHVLTLGKGNLTWRKIECEFPYVHQKHKKGICINGILYFAAQKNTTNVIACFDVKSEKFRFIQIDYNFLSIIKYKGKLGVLIFDSVNGNLLWVLDDTEKGKWSKHSLFFPDRIFWNLKSVWGTDTGEIVWAQWPWKQPFYVFYYNVERKSVRRVEIQGIEENVFMHPAERPAEVFTFPNHVENLMFRQ